From Maniola hyperantus chromosome 28, iAphHyp1.2, whole genome shotgun sequence, one genomic window encodes:
- the Paip2 gene encoding neurofilament heavy polypeptide isoform X2, producing MKIPETSANVGAYYGNEENGQWQPNGVIIDSGVGGGVVGSGDAGVHRPPVYPVHIPRGHIPAGYVMAGAYYPPQYPPAPPVQPDDFEDYMWMENEEEFDKQVMQQLEEEALMEQCIEAMLEDEQREQRHRPVSNGHNHPTTSNGSGSVSLEEAVSKSTLNPLAAEFVPNRARQPPEKKLDNANTEVKAEVKTEAESTKVVPEVTQKDTVDGKEEQITEQSKTEESIQPPTEPPEVSAADVLPIDSDKRSPRDVKKDVKAKPDVKKTPKVDVKAKARPVVVKSEPKVQAKKKESSVKVVKSDVRVEEREETPVVEVVKQTTPPVAEESTQPGIKPINYAAAAKANKPKKPTTPPVTEKTPSQATKTDKIQKQPILKDSRVKEKSTPKMEKTSVQRKNSMK from the exons ATGAAAATTCCGGAAACGTCCGCAAACGTTGGCGCTTATTATGGCAATGAAGAAAATGGACAGTGGCAG CCAAACGGCGTGATAATCGACAGCGGAGTGGGCGGCGGCGTGGTCGGCAGCGGGGACGCGGGGGTGCACCGTCCGCCCGTCTACCCTGTGCATATACCCAGGGGGCACATACCAG CGGGATACGTGATGGCAGGCGCGTACTACCCACCACAGTACCCACCCGCGCCCCCCGTGCAGCCGGACGACTTCGAAGACTACATGTGGATGGAGAACGAGGAGGAATTCGACAAACAA GTGATGCAGCAGTTGGAAGAAGAAGCGTTGATGGAGCAATGCATAGAGGCGATGTTAGAAGACGAGCAGAGGGAACAGAGGCACAGGCCAGTCTCCAACGGACACAACCATCCTAC AACAAGCAACGGCTCAGGGTCCGTGTCACTAGAAGAGGCGGTATCCAAGTCTACGCTCAACCCGCTGGCAGCTGAGTTTGTCCCCAACAGAGCGCGACAGCCACCTG AAAAGAAACTGGACAACGCAAACACAGAAGTAAAGGCAGAAGTCAAAACAGAAGCGGAGAGTACAAAAGTGGTTCCAGAAGTGACGCAGAAGGACACAGTCGACGGCAAAGAAGAGCAGATCACAGAACAGAGTAAAACAGAAG AATCAATACAACCGCCAACCGAGCCTCCAGAAGTCAGCGCGGCAGACGTCCTCCCTATAGACTCAGACAAGAGATCCCCACGAGACGTCAAAAAGGACGTCAAAGCCAAGCCGGACGTCAAGAAGACGCCCAAAGTTGACGTCAAGGCGAAGGCTCGACCGGTGGTGGTCAAGTCTGAGCCCAAAGTGCAGGCCAAGAAGAAGGAGTCGAGCGTCAAAGTAGTTAAGAGTGACGTGAGAGTGGAGGAGAGAGAGGAGACGCCCGTTGTCGAAGTCGTTAAA CAAACAACCCCACCAGTGGCGGAAGAATCGACGCaaccgggaatcaaacccatcAACTACGCCGCGGCGGCGAAAGCCAACAAACCCAAAAAGCCCACCACGCCGCCAGTCACAGAAAAAACCCCGTCACAAGCGACGAAAACCGACAAAATCCAAAAACAACCAATCCTAAAAGACAGTAGAGTGAAAGAAAAATCTACCCCCAAAATGGAAAAAACCAGTGTACAAAGAAAAAACTCTAtgaaataa
- the Paip2 gene encoding neurofilament heavy polypeptide isoform X1 yields the protein MKIPETSANVGAYYGNEENGQWQPNGVIIDSGVGGGVVGSGDAGVHRPPVYPVHIPRGHIPAGYVMAGAYYPPQYPPAPPVQPDDFEDYMWMENEEEFDKQVMQQLEEEALMEQCIEAMLEDEQREQRHRPVSNGHNHPTTSNGSGSVSLEEAVSKSTLNPLAAEFVPNRARQPPEEKKLDNANTEVKAEVKTEAESTKVVPEVTQKDTVDGKEEQITEQSKTEESIQPPTEPPEVSAADVLPIDSDKRSPRDVKKDVKAKPDVKKTPKVDVKAKARPVVVKSEPKVQAKKKESSVKVVKSDVRVEEREETPVVEVVKQTTPPVAEESTQPGIKPINYAAAAKANKPKKPTTPPVTEKTPSQATKTDKIQKQPILKDSRVKEKSTPKMEKTSVQRKNSMK from the exons ATGAAAATTCCGGAAACGTCCGCAAACGTTGGCGCTTATTATGGCAATGAAGAAAATGGACAGTGGCAG CCAAACGGCGTGATAATCGACAGCGGAGTGGGCGGCGGCGTGGTCGGCAGCGGGGACGCGGGGGTGCACCGTCCGCCCGTCTACCCTGTGCATATACCCAGGGGGCACATACCAG CGGGATACGTGATGGCAGGCGCGTACTACCCACCACAGTACCCACCCGCGCCCCCCGTGCAGCCGGACGACTTCGAAGACTACATGTGGATGGAGAACGAGGAGGAATTCGACAAACAA GTGATGCAGCAGTTGGAAGAAGAAGCGTTGATGGAGCAATGCATAGAGGCGATGTTAGAAGACGAGCAGAGGGAACAGAGGCACAGGCCAGTCTCCAACGGACACAACCATCCTAC AACAAGCAACGGCTCAGGGTCCGTGTCACTAGAAGAGGCGGTATCCAAGTCTACGCTCAACCCGCTGGCAGCTGAGTTTGTCCCCAACAGAGCGCGACAGCCACCTG AAGAAAAGAAACTGGACAACGCAAACACAGAAGTAAAGGCAGAAGTCAAAACAGAAGCGGAGAGTACAAAAGTGGTTCCAGAAGTGACGCAGAAGGACACAGTCGACGGCAAAGAAGAGCAGATCACAGAACAGAGTAAAACAGAAG AATCAATACAACCGCCAACCGAGCCTCCAGAAGTCAGCGCGGCAGACGTCCTCCCTATAGACTCAGACAAGAGATCCCCACGAGACGTCAAAAAGGACGTCAAAGCCAAGCCGGACGTCAAGAAGACGCCCAAAGTTGACGTCAAGGCGAAGGCTCGACCGGTGGTGGTCAAGTCTGAGCCCAAAGTGCAGGCCAAGAAGAAGGAGTCGAGCGTCAAAGTAGTTAAGAGTGACGTGAGAGTGGAGGAGAGAGAGGAGACGCCCGTTGTCGAAGTCGTTAAA CAAACAACCCCACCAGTGGCGGAAGAATCGACGCaaccgggaatcaaacccatcAACTACGCCGCGGCGGCGAAAGCCAACAAACCCAAAAAGCCCACCACGCCGCCAGTCACAGAAAAAACCCCGTCACAAGCGACGAAAACCGACAAAATCCAAAAACAACCAATCCTAAAAGACAGTAGAGTGAAAGAAAAATCTACCCCCAAAATGGAAAAAACCAGTGTACAAAGAAAAAACTCTAtgaaataa
- the LOC117994980 gene encoding zinc finger protein 260-like has protein sequence MDSEYKKKLRLRPSKPRFIFEEDNEFIKREPVRQEKRVVYPVINIDVVKEELNGPKQYNNDIDLTIETNLANQVKVLNTFVPGTASITKHYKITTNGNDQSYIVPQLIENNSCNDTQNVEIKTEPEPFAFVDITENRVKVEDDAIKIENDDTIVPLATDKDSYLTNCEYCKFKAKDVLQLVAHIHNSHFQSNQTSRVREVKKGFVACDHCEFQTSGLRYLIIHIKAKHMPRNHSNKPLKYPCDFCDEKFSTKRRRFEHTKCHDGTGLSRECSHRYWKLNKGHQELKFFCNLCQHRACSKSMLDQHLLKNHRMKTIAFKCNHCQASFTKKINLIAHLKAQADNLTGYKCSSKNVKKSNRYNDFTFDYDMYVTKGKKNIVSKFTPSMQYECTKCPYMCSQKQHLKAHMDKHINTSNAKKTYKCRYCKFTYSTHTGLDQHVMKNHPHERPYFCKLCDCKYSLMNDLVKHIRSHFGRD, from the coding sequence ATGGAtagtgaatataaaaaaaaacttagattGAGGCCATCGAAACCTCGTTTTATATTCGAAGAAGACAATGAATTTATCAAGAGAGAGCCAGTTAGACAAGAAAAACGAGTTGTGTACCCGGTTATAAATATAGATGTGGTGAAAGAGGAACTGAATGGACCCAAGCAGTATAATAATGATATAGACCTTACTATTGAAACTAATTTAGCCAATCAAGTGAAAGTGTTGAACACTTTTGTACCAGGTACTGCAAGTATCACCaaacattataaaataacaactaATGGAAATGATCAAAGTTATATCGTGCCCCAACTAATTGAAAATAATTCTTGTAATGACACCCAAAATGTTGAAATCAAAACGGAACCCGAACCATTTGCATTTGTAGACATTACAGAAAATAGAGTAAAAGTTGAAGACGAtgcaattaaaattgaaaacgaTGATACAATTGTACCACTTGCAACAGATAAGGATTCATATCTGACAAATTGTGAATACTGCAAATTCAAAGCAAAGGATGTGTTACAATTAGTTGCACACATACACAATAGTCATTTCCAATCAAACCAAACTAGCAGAGTTAGAGAAGTGAAGAAAGGATTCGTAGCGTGTGACCATTGTGAGTTCCAGACTTCTGGACTACGCTACCTCATTATCCATATAAAAGCTAAACATATGCCGAGGAATCACAGCAACAAACCTCTAAAATACCCTTGCGACTTTTGTGATGAGAAATTCTCTACCAAACGAAGAAGATTTGAGCACACCAAATGTCACGATGGCACAGGCCTATCCCGCGAATGTTCACATAGATACTGGAAATTGAATAAGGGGCACCAGGAGTTGAAATTCTTTTGCAATCTCTGCCAGCACCGAGCGTGTTCCAAAAGCATGCTAGACCAACACTTATTGAAAAACCACCGAATGAAAACCATAGCTTTCAAATGCAATCATTGCCAGGCAAGtttcactaaaaaaattaatctaaTCGCTCACTTAAAGGCGCAAGCGGACAACCTGACCGGGTACAAGTGCTCGAGCAAAAACGTAAAGAAAAGTAATCGATACAACGATTTCACTTTCGACTATGATATGTATGTAACAAAGGGAAAGAAAAACATAGTTAGCAAATTCACTCCATCTATGCAATATGAATGTACCAAGTGCCCGTATATGTGCAGCCAAAAACAACATTTAAAAGCTCATATGGATAAACATATAAATACATCCAATGCTAAGAAGACGTATAAGTGCCGGTATTGCAAGTTCACGTACTCCACTCACACTGGATTGGATCAGCACGTAATGAAGAATCATCCGCATGAGAGGCCATACTTCTGCAAATTGTGCGACTGTAAATATTCTCTGATGAATGATTTGGTGAAGCATATTAGGTCTCATTTCGGGAGGGACTGA
- the LOC117994981 gene encoding zinc finger protein 37-like yields MDLPKPANSGTSLLNKSKQNTTMMKGIQNELKIISVTSKSSHWDLRLKYSKQDNMADMQEYAEDNHLEEYSNSQEYAETYLQEYPDLEADMQEYAEEDNHMEEYSNPQEYAETYIQGYNEEQHDELETNDQYIELKNKIPEEFNSYYDNFVKEEATSDLDIDDNDINNIIEPKDNIFNVNIKVKEFRGKESGYGKVDGIMKVDDKVENIPKNRCSRVDGIRNHYENVDKVLKHFETIKCIQESDGKVDVNSEKDVMNSVMLADEFSTLKCTVCFKAFLGEDAYNEHMKKHTTKRTSRGKRKQSSVLKNDKPRTSKWAIVKVKKVCPKRLSRNKDGEQNTTKLYKTKTHSDSVINVANSDNAKNNINFDNSAVKFEIEYDGVNTVKVDNNSSHTVKVDRDNDSSVKVDGDNDSSVKVDGDNDRSVKVDGDNDNTAVKVDGDNDRGAINENKDLLIEIPGKTKVIKLREKNTKRFRKHTIVTYRNCDENCTNDEYCTQSKECRRKGRYKKDITTRYECTLCDYKSNHKTNLEAHMLTHNRVKRFSCNICRYRCVRRSHLDQHMRTHSRTKPYSCKYCDYECVQRSQLDQHIRRHTGVKPFSCNLCGYSCTQRCHLDQHMRRHTKVMPFSCIFCGYKSVQLSHLNQHITKMHTNVHVFS; encoded by the exons ATGGATTTGCCAAAGCCAGCAAATTCCGGTACAAGTTTACTGAATAAG TCCAAACAAAATACAACAATGATGAAAGGCATTCAAAATGAACTAAAGATTATTAGTGTCACATCAAAATCCTCTCACTGGGATTTAAGGCTAAAATATAGCAAACAAGACAACATGGCAGATATGCAAGAATATGCCGAAGATAACCATTTGGAAGAATACAGCAATTCACAAGAATATGCTGAAACTTATTTGCAAGAATACCCAGATCTAGAAGCAGATATGCAGGAATACGCTGAAGAAGATAACCATATGGAAGAATACAGTAATCCACAAGAATATGCTGAAACTTATATACAAGGATACAATGAAGAGCAACATGATGAGTTAGAAACGAATGATCAGTATattgaattgaaaaataaaattcccgAAGAATTCAattcatattatgataattttgtTAAAGAGGAAGCGACCAGCGATCTCGATATTGATGATAATGACATAAACAATATCATAGAACCAAAGgataatattttcaatgttaATATTAAAGTTAAGGAGTTTAGAGGTAAAGAGTCAGGTTATGGTAAAGTTGATGGAATTATGAAAGTTGATGATAAAGTTGAGAACATTCCAAAGAATAGATGTTCCAGAGTTGATGGAATTCGGAATCATTATGAAAACGTTGATAAGGTTCTGAAGCACTTTGAAACAATTAAATGCATTCAAGAAAGTGATGGAAAAGTTGATGTGAATAGTGAAAAGGATGTTATGAATAGTGTGATGTTGGCAGATGAATTCTCGACGTTGAAATGCACGGTGTGCTTCAAGGCATTCTTGGGTGAAGATGCATACAATGAGCATATGAAGAAACATACCACT aaAAGAACCTCTCGTGGTAAAAGAAAGCAATCCAGTGTTTTGAAAAATG ataaACCTCGAACCAGTAAATGGGCAATAGTGAAAGTGAAAAAAGTTTGTCCAAAACGCTTATCAAGAAACAAAGATGGTGAACAAAATACAACTAAACTGTATAAGACTAAAACTCATAGTGATAGTGTAATTAATGTTGCAAACAGTGATAatgctaaaaataatattaattttgataataGTGCTGTGAAATTTGAAATTGAATATGACGGCGTTAATACCGTTAAAGTTGATAACAACAGTAGTCATACTGTCAAAGTTGATCGTGATAATGACAGTAGTGTCAAAGTTGATGGTGATAATGACAGTAGCGTCAAAGTTGATGGTGATAATGACAGAAGTGTCAAAGTTGATGGTGATAATGACAATACTGCTGTCAAAGTTGATGGTGATAATGACAGGGGTGCCATCAATGAAAACAAAGATCTACTCATAGAAATACCGGGAAAAACGAAAGTGATAAAACTACGTGAAAAGAACACCAAAAGGTTTAGAAAACATACAATAGTTACATATAGAAATTGTGACGAAAATTGTACAAATGACGAGTACTGTACACAGTCTAAAGAATGTAGAAGGAAAGGGAGATACAAAAAAGACATCACTACACGCTATGAATGTACACTGTGTGATTACAAATCGAATCACAAAACTAATTTAGAAGCACACATGCTAACGCATAACAGAGTGAAAAGATTCAGCTGTAATATATGCAGATACAGATGCGTGCGAAGGTCTCACTTAGATCAGCATATGCGGACGCATTCTAGAACAAAACCTTATTCTTGTAAATATTGTGACTATGAATGCGTTCAACGGAGCCAATTAGACCAGCATATACGACGGCATACAGGGGTTAAACCATTCTCGTGTAACTTGTGTGGTTACTCGTGCACACAGAGGTGTCATTTAGACCAGCATATGCGACGGCACACAAAAGTTATGCCATTCTCGTGCATATTCTGTGGCTACAAGAGCGTTCAACTGAGTCACTTGAACCAGCATATCACGAAGATGCACACAAATGTGCATGTCTTCTCATAA